The Desulfuromonadales bacterium genomic interval GCCTGCAGGGGGGGCTCACCGGCTCGCTTTTCCGTGAATTCGCCTTTACGCTGGCGGGTGCCGTCACCATCTCCGGCATCGTCGCCCTGACCCTCTCGCCGGTGATGTCGGCCCGCCTGCTCAAGCCGGGAATCGAGGAGCACGGGCTGGCCGGCTGGATCGCCCGAGCCTTCAAGCGCCTCCGGGCCGTCTATGGCCGTCTGCTGGACGGCACGCTCAAGACCCGTCCGGCGGTCTACCTGGTCTGGATTGTCGTCTCGCTGCTTGCCGTGCCGATGTTCATCATGGCCCCCAAGGAGCTGGCCCCCACCGAGGACCAGGGGGTGATTTTCGGCATTCTCGACGCGGCGGCCAACTCCACCCTCGATCAGACCAGCCGCTACGCCGCGGCCGCCAACCAGGTGTTTCTCGGCGTTCCGGAAACGGATTTCACCTTCCAGATCACCTTTCCGGCCTCCGGTTTCGGCGGCATGGTCGTCAAGCCCTGGGAGGAACGCGAGCGCACCGTTTTCCAGATGCTTCCCGAAGTGCAGCAGAAACTGGGCGCCATCCCGGGCATCCGGATGTTTCCGGTGACGCCGCCGGCGCTCCCCGGCGGCGGCCAGTTCCCCGTGGAGTTCATACTCGCCTCGACGGCCGAGCAGGACCAGATTCTCCAATTCGCCCAGGAGCTGCAGCTCAAGGCGATGCAGAGCGGGATGTTCGCCTTTCCGCCGCTCATCGACGTGAAGATCGACCAGCCGCAGACGGAATTCGTCATCGATCGCGACAAGGTGGCCGACCTCGGCCTCGACCTGCAGCAGGTCGGCGCCGACGTCGGGGCGATGGTTGGCGGCAATTTCGTCAATCGCTTCGACATCGCCGGCCGCAGCTACAAGGTCATCCCGCAGCTTCAACGCGTCGACCGCCTCAATCCCGAGCAGCTTCAGAATATCTACGTAACCGGTCCGGGAGGCGAACTGGTGCCGCTGTCCACCATCGCCACAACCCGCAATACCGTCGTCGCCCGGTCGCTGAACCGTTTCCAACAGCTCAATGCCGTCAAGATCAGCGGCGTGGCCGTGCGCCCCCTCGACGAAGCGCTGCGCTATCTGGAAGAGGAGGCGGCGAAGATCCTCCCCCAGGGTTACGTGCTCGATTACACGGGCGAGTCGCGCCAGTTGCGCAGCGAGGGGAACAAGTTCCTGCCGGCTTTCGGACTGGCGGTCGTCCTCATCTTCCTGGTGCTGGCGGCGCAGTTCAACAGCTTCCGCGACCCCTTCGTCATCCTCGCCGGCTCCGTGCCGCTGGCGATGTTCGGGGCGCTCGTTTTCACTTTCCTGAAGATGCCCGATCCGAACGTTCCGTTCTGGACGCAGGGGTGGACCACCACGCTCAACATATACTCGCAGGTCGGCCTGGTGACCCTGGTCGGCCTGGTCGCGAAGAACGGCATCCTCATCGTCGAGTTCGCCAACCAGCTCCAGCTGCAGGGGCACTCCAAGCTGGAGGCGGTGCGGGAAGCGGCCCTGACCCGCCTGCGCCCGGTCCTGATGACCAGCGCCGCGACCATCGCCGGCCACTTCCCGCTGGTTCTGGTGAGCGGCGCCGGCGCCGCCGCCCGGAATTCCATCGGTCTCGTGCTGGTCGGCGGCATGGCCGTCGGTACCCTCTTCACGCTTTTCGTCGTGCCGTCGATCTACATGCTCGTCGCTCGCGACCACTCCCTGGATGTTGCCCGCGAGGCCGCCGTCGCCGCCGCCGCGGACGCGACCTGAGCAGCTTCAACCGACCGCTGGAAAAGATCTGCGGACGATAGGTGTGCCAGCCGGCAGTGAAGGAAACCGCATCAGTCGGGAGAGGAAAGGTTGCCGGGGAAAATTTGTTGAACCGAAGGAAAAGAGCCTGCGATGGCAACCGCAGGCTCTTTTCCTTTGCTCGTCGAGGCGAGAAAATTGTGCAAGTAAAATCAGGTGAATCATGCAGGTGCTAATCGTCCTGCCGGGGTGGGCTTTTACTCTTGCCCTCGTCCTTTGCCTTCCGCACGGGAAGGCTGCAGTTTTCGGAAAGTCAGGTCTGCACGCCGAGGCGAGGTAATATCCAGCGGTTGAGAATGTACCAGACGGCGACAATGCCGAGGATGCCGAGCAGTTCCATGGGCGCCTCCTTCATATTAAAGTCAATATATGCGATTTTATATAGGGAGGCAAGTTTTATATCCGCGATGGCCGGGGTTCCCTCTGCCGTGACGGGCACGGTGGGCCAGGCGACCATCCGCTGCCGGTTGCAACCGGATCAGCCGACGGTCAGCTCGTTGACCACATCAAGCACCCCGGGCGTGTACCAGCAGTCCTTCCCGGCGGCCGATTTTTCAATCGGCGAGTCGACGTGTCCGCGCAGGGTGACCACACCCTGCCGCACCTCGATGCGGAATTTCTTGGGATTCACCAGCACGTCCTTCTCCATGATGGTGATGAGGTTGTCTTTGAGCTCCTCGTCGTTGTCCTGTTCCGGCGGGTTGACCACCAGCAGATTGAGGACATTGGTCACCCCGGGAATCCACCAGCAGAGCACTTCTGCGAGGCGAATCTGGGCGAGTGAATGGACGTGGCCGCGCAGGACGACCCCGCCGTCGGGATCGGTTTCGATCGTGATGTTCTGCTCTTCGATGTTGCGCTCCTGAATCAGCGCGTGACGGACGTGCTCGGCGATTTCCAGATCGCCCATGGGGTTGGGAGGAGTCACGCGCAACTGGTCGTCCACGGTTTTTACGCCTTGAATCTGGGCCGCCAGGCGGGGTGCCAGGCGCTTGGCGGCCACCGAGTCGACCGTTCCGCTCAAGGTGACGTAGCCACCTTCACAGTTGATAGCAATGGCGCTGGCGGGCAGGTTGATCCGCAGGTCCCGGGTCAGCGCCCCCTGGATCTGTCGAATGATTTCTTGCGCGGCGTTCATATAGGTGCCTCCGGCTTGCTGGATGGTTGCTCCCCTTGTGACAAGGGGATCTGCCATCAGTTTAGCGCTCTTCCGGGGCTTCTCAAGTGGTCAGAAAAGGAGGACGGGGCAGCGGACGTGGTGCAGGGCATGGTTGGCGACGGAGCCGAAGAGAACGTCGCGGATTTCCCCCAGGCCGCGGCGGCCGAGGATGAGGAGCTCAAACCCTTCGTCGTTGGCAATGTGGCAGATGATCTCGCGGGGAGAACCGAATTCCAGCCGCAGCTCGGTGGACATTCCGGCCCTGGAAAAATGTTCCTGGGTACTGTTGAGCAACTGCTCGCCCGCCCGGCGGGCGTGTTCCCGGATCATCGCCACCTGAAAATCGGGGATCATCCGGTAGGCCAGTCGGTCGAGATCGACGACGTGCAGCAGGGTCAAGGGGGCGGGAAACCTCTCCTTGCGGGCGATGATGGCGTCGATGGTTTTCATCGAGGTCGCGGAACCGTCGACCGGAACCAGGATTTTCGTTTCCATGGAGGCTCTCCGTTGGCGAGTCAGTTCAATTCATGTCAGGGTCAGCCACCGACGCCGTAGACGAGGCGGGGCAGCAGCAACACCAGCCAGGGGCAGTAGGTCAGAAGCAGCAGCAGGGCCACCTGGATCAGCAGGAAGGGGAGAACCGCCCGGCTCACGTAGAGCAGGCCCCGGTCGACCACCGCACCGGAAATATAGAGGCTCACCCCCAGCGGCGGGGTGCAGTAGCCGATGCCAAGGTTGATGGTCATCAGCAGGCCGAAATGCAGCGTGCTGATGCCGAACTTGGCAAGCAGCGGCAGAAAGATTGGCGTCAGGATCAAGGTGGCGGAGATGATGTCCATGAACATGCCGACCACCAGCAGCAGAATGTTCACCGCCAGCAGGAAGGCCCAGGGGCTGCTGAGGTTGGCGACGACGGCGTTGGCGATCTTGTCGGGGATCTGCTCGAAGGTGAGGTATTCACCAAAAACCGAGGCGCCGGCGACGATCACCAGCAGGGTGGCTGAGGTCACGGCCGAGGAAACGACCACCTTCTTCACGTCGCCCAGCTTCATGTCCTTGTGGATGCAGATTTCCACAACGAAGGCATAGAAGCAGGCGACCACCGCCGCCTCGTTAGCGGTGAAGAGGCCCGAATAGATGCCGCCGAAGATCACCACCGGCAGCAGCAGTGCCCAAATGCTCTCGCGAATGACGGCGACCGCTTCCCGCAAGGTTGGGCGCGGCATGGTCTTGAGCCCCTGCCGACGGCAGAAGAACCATGCGTAGAGGGACATGCAGACGATGATCAGGATGCCGGGGATGAAGCCGGTGAGAAAGAGCGCCTCCAGCGGGTCGTTGGTGACCATGGCGTAGAGGATCATGGAAATGGATGGGGGAATGACGATCCCGAGGATCGGCGCCGTCGTCATGATGCCGACACTG includes:
- a CDS encoding efflux RND transporter permease subunit, with translation MKITDLFIRRPVLALVINLLIVIAGLQAIRTLNVRQYPQSENASVTVTTVYVGASAELVRGFITTPLERAIAAADGIDYIESQSSQGLSTINVRLKLNFDGTKALAEISSKVDQVRADLPPEAEVPVINIESADSQFASAYLSFSSDLLQQNEITDYLVRIVQPRLSAIEGVQRADVLGARTFAMRIWLKPERMAAHGISPVQVRQALAANNYLSAIGRTKGSLIQVNLTANTDLRSVPEFKRLVVREQDGAIVRLEDIAEVVLGAEDYDAEVRFSGQTAVFMGIWPLPNANALDVLKRVSAEMEDIQKDLPTGMQARVAYDATAYIDDAIHEVLKTLSETLLIVVIVIFLFLGSLRSAFVPVVAIPLSLIGAVFLMQAFGFTVNLLTLLAIVLSVGLVVDDAIVVVENVERHLSDGLKPLDAALVGARELVGPIIAMTITLAAVYLPIGLQGGLTGSLFREFAFTLAGAVTISGIVALTLSPVMSARLLKPGIEEHGLAGWIARAFKRLRAVYGRLLDGTLKTRPAVYLVWIVVSLLAVPMFIMAPKELAPTEDQGVIFGILDAAANSTLDQTSRYAAAANQVFLGVPETDFTFQITFPASGFGGMVVKPWEERERTVFQMLPEVQQKLGAIPGIRMFPVTPPALPGGGQFPVEFILASTAEQDQILQFAQELQLKAMQSGMFAFPPLIDVKIDQPQTEFVIDRDKVADLGLDLQQVGADVGAMVGGNFVNRFDIAGRSYKVIPQLQRVDRLNPEQLQNIYVTGPGGELVPLSTIATTRNTVVARSLNRFQQLNAVKISGVAVRPLDEALRYLEEEAAKILPQGYVLDYTGESRQLRSEGNKFLPAFGLAVVLIFLVLAAQFNSFRDPFVILAGSVPLAMFGALVFTFLKMPDPNVPFWTQGWTTTLNIYSQVGLVTLVGLVAKNGILIVEFANQLQLQGHSKLEAVREAALTRLRPVLMTSAATIAGHFPLVLVSGAGAAARNSIGLVLVGGMAVGTLFTLFVVPSIYMLVARDHSLDVAREAAVAAAADAT
- a CDS encoding BON domain-containing protein, giving the protein MNAAQEIIRQIQGALTRDLRINLPASAIAINCEGGYVTLSGTVDSVAAKRLAPRLAAQIQGVKTVDDQLRVTPPNPMGDLEIAEHVRHALIQERNIEEQNITIETDPDGGVVLRGHVHSLAQIRLAEVLCWWIPGVTNVLNLLVVNPPEQDNDEELKDNLITIMEKDVLVNPKKFRIEVRQGVVTLRGHVDSPIEKSAAGKDCWYTPGVLDVVNELTVG
- a CDS encoding universal stress protein, which encodes METKILVPVDGSATSMKTIDAIIARKERFPAPLTLLHVVDLDRLAYRMIPDFQVAMIREHARRAGEQLLNSTQEHFSRAGMSTELRLEFGSPREIICHIANDEGFELLILGRRGLGEIRDVLFGSVANHALHHVRCPVLLF
- a CDS encoding TRAP transporter large permease; translation: MEANYILILALLLGCLAATVPVFMALFFTGLVGLVWVVGIDPQIVVEVLYRSMDKFALIVVLFFVLCGNIMTTGSIVQKLIKTANVLVGFLPGGLAIAGVLACGFFGAISGSTVATVVAIGGFMIPALMENHYDEEFSVGIMTTAPILGIVIPPSISMILYAMVTNDPLEALFLTGFIPGILIIVCMSLYAWFFCRRQGLKTMPRPTLREAVAVIRESIWALLLPVVIFGGIYSGLFTANEAAVVACFYAFVVEICIHKDMKLGDVKKVVVSSAVTSATLLVIVAGASVFGEYLTFEQIPDKIANAVVANLSSPWAFLLAVNILLLVVGMFMDIISATLILTPIFLPLLAKFGISTLHFGLLMTINLGIGYCTPPLGVSLYISGAVVDRGLLYVSRAVLPFLLIQVALLLLLTYCPWLVLLLPRLVYGVGG